A stretch of Desulfotignum phosphitoxidans DSM 13687 DNA encodes these proteins:
- the hemB gene encoding porphobilinogen synthase produces MLFPDYRPRRMRATPTLRRMIRETLLSRNDLIQPMFAIPGNKIKKPIESMPGHFQMSGDYIVEMAKQAKEAGIPAIILFGIPDKKDPLATRAYADDGIVQKTVAKIKDAVSDLTVITDVCLCGYTDHGHCGVVDNGIIDNDASLDLLAKVALSHAKAGADMVAPSDMMDGRVAEIRQTLDEDGYDHIPVMSYAVKYASAFYGPFRQAADSSPQFGDRKTYQMDPANAMEAIREATMDIEEGADIIMVKPALAYLDIILRLKQEIDLPIAAYNVSGEYSIMKAGEMMGWVDATALILETLTAIKRAGADMILTYSAIDVARALEAS; encoded by the coding sequence ATGCTGTTTCCCGATTACAGACCCCGGCGGATGCGGGCCACACCCACCCTCCGGCGCATGATCCGGGAGACGCTTCTCTCCCGGAACGATCTGATTCAACCGATGTTTGCCATCCCAGGCAACAAGATCAAAAAACCCATTGAATCCATGCCCGGTCATTTTCAGATGTCTGGTGATTATATTGTCGAGATGGCAAAACAGGCCAAAGAGGCGGGCATTCCCGCCATCATTCTGTTCGGTATTCCGGACAAAAAAGACCCCTTGGCCACCCGAGCCTATGCAGATGACGGGATCGTCCAGAAAACCGTGGCCAAAATCAAAGATGCGGTATCGGATCTTACCGTGATCACGGATGTGTGTCTGTGCGGTTACACAGATCACGGCCATTGCGGGGTGGTGGATAACGGCATCATCGACAATGACGCATCTTTGGACCTGCTGGCAAAAGTGGCGCTGTCCCACGCCAAAGCCGGCGCCGACATGGTGGCCCCGTCCGACATGATGGACGGCCGGGTCGCAGAGATCCGCCAGACACTGGATGAAGACGGATATGATCACATACCGGTCATGTCCTATGCCGTGAAATATGCATCCGCGTTTTACGGGCCGTTTCGCCAGGCCGCCGACTCATCCCCGCAGTTCGGAGACCGGAAAACCTATCAGATGGATCCGGCCAATGCCATGGAAGCTATCAGAGAAGCCACCATGGATATTGAAGAAGGGGCGGACATCATCATGGTCAAACCGGCCCTGGCCTATCTGGACATTATTTTACGCCTGAAGCAGGAAATCGATCTGCCCATTGCCGCGTACAATGTATCCGGAGAATACAGCATCATGAAGGCGGGAGAAATGATGGGATGGGTGGATGCCACCGCATTGATTCTGGAAACTCTGACTGCGATCAAACGGGCCGGGGCGGATATGATCCTGACCTATTCCGCCATTGACGTGGCCCGCGCTCTGGAGGCATCATGA
- a CDS encoding GntR family transcriptional regulator yields the protein MKPNMFNILRDRILYMEYQPGQILNENVLAQEFEVSRSPVRNVLNRLEWEQLVRIIPRTGSMVTEIEFNKIMHVFQVRFECEVLEIQLAANQLNDSHRIVLKTIKERCAALFDNKDRKALVAVDTDLRNMIHEAAGNPVLKEISDRLYAQTFRLWYGAMDKGDWNEEVSSMVEEIRKLSDLIPGRDTKAMGAFRRKVLTDHFDRMRRKFFTH from the coding sequence ATGAAACCAAACATGTTTAATATCCTGCGGGATCGAATTCTGTACATGGAATATCAACCCGGTCAGATTCTCAACGAAAACGTGCTGGCACAGGAGTTTGAGGTCAGCCGGTCACCGGTCCGAAATGTGCTCAACCGTCTGGAATGGGAACAGCTGGTCCGGATTATTCCTCGAACCGGCAGCATGGTGACGGAAATCGAATTCAACAAAATCATGCATGTGTTCCAGGTGCGGTTTGAATGCGAAGTCCTGGAAATCCAGCTGGCTGCGAATCAACTCAACGATTCGCATCGGATCGTACTCAAGACGATTAAAGAGCGATGTGCGGCCCTGTTTGACAACAAAGATCGGAAAGCGTTGGTTGCTGTGGACACCGACCTTCGAAACATGATTCATGAGGCTGCAGGCAATCCGGTGTTAAAAGAAATTTCCGATCGGCTTTATGCCCAGACATTCCGGTTGTGGTATGGTGCCATGGACAAAGGGGACTGGAATGAAGAGGTCTCCAGTATGGTGGAAGAGATCCGGAAGCTGTCCGACCTGATTCCCGGACGGGACACAAAAGCCATGGGAGCGTTTCGAAGAAAAGTGCTGACCGATCACTTTGACCGGATGCGCAGAAAGTTTTTCACCCATTGA
- the ahbD gene encoding heme b synthase — MTHPGTHHQPSFVHGGKTDHPAGAHTLRLVAWETTRRCNLSCKHCRAVAEDHPYENELTTRQAYTLLDQIREVGTPIIILTGGEPLLREDIFDIAAYGNRIGLRMVMAPNGTLLTPEIVEKLKQSGIQRISVSLDGASPQTHDDFRGLDHAFDDAIRGIKFAKAAGLEFQINTTITKTNLKEIPAILKLAEDLGAVAHHIFLLVPTGRGKYIVDSGIDAVEYEQTLNWFYDQRDKTPLQLKATCAPHYYRILRQRAHAEGKTVSFESHGLDAVTRGCLAGTGFCFISHVGRVQTCGFLDVTCGNIREASFKDVWENSRVFNELREFSNLTGKCGACEYKRVCGGCRARAYEATGSYLAEEPLCTYQPSKKA; from the coding sequence ATGACCCATCCCGGAACCCATCACCAACCGTCTTTTGTCCATGGCGGCAAGACCGATCACCCTGCCGGCGCGCATACCCTGCGCCTGGTGGCATGGGAAACCACCCGGCGCTGCAATCTTTCCTGCAAGCACTGCCGGGCCGTGGCCGAAGATCACCCCTATGAAAACGAACTGACCACCCGGCAAGCGTATACCCTGCTGGATCAGATCCGGGAAGTGGGCACGCCCATCATTATTCTCACCGGCGGAGAGCCGCTGCTTCGAGAAGATATTTTCGACATTGCCGCCTATGGCAACCGTATCGGACTGCGCATGGTCATGGCCCCCAACGGTACATTGCTCACACCTGAAATTGTCGAAAAACTCAAGCAAAGCGGCATCCAGCGAATCAGCGTAAGTCTGGACGGAGCCTCCCCGCAAACCCATGATGATTTCAGGGGGTTGGATCACGCGTTTGATGATGCGATCCGGGGAATCAAGTTTGCCAAAGCCGCCGGCCTGGAGTTTCAGATCAACACCACCATTACCAAAACCAATCTGAAAGAAATCCCTGCCATTCTGAAGCTGGCCGAAGATCTGGGTGCTGTGGCCCACCATATTTTTCTGCTGGTGCCCACAGGCCGGGGAAAATATATCGTGGATTCAGGCATTGATGCCGTCGAATATGAGCAAACCCTGAACTGGTTCTATGACCAGCGGGATAAAACCCCGCTCCAGTTGAAAGCCACCTGTGCCCCCCATTATTACCGGATTCTGCGCCAGCGGGCGCACGCCGAAGGAAAAACCGTGTCTTTTGAAAGCCATGGTCTGGATGCGGTCACAAGGGGATGTCTGGCCGGCACGGGTTTCTGCTTTATTTCCCATGTGGGCCGGGTGCAGACCTGCGGATTTCTGGATGTGACCTGCGGCAATATCCGGGAAGCATCGTTTAAAGATGTCTGGGAAAACTCCCGGGTGTTCAATGAATTAAGAGAGTTTTCTAATTTGACGGGTAAATGCGGTGCATGTGAATACAAGCGGGTCTGCGGCGGTTGCCGTGCCCGGGCCTATGAAGCCACGGGCAGCTACCTGGCCGAAGAACCGTTGTGTACTTACCAGCCTTCAAAAAAAGCGTGA
- a CDS encoding aspartate/glutamate racemase family protein translates to MTVYRIHRKTQAWYGESIGILILDAAYPCVPGNVGNASTFPFPVRYERVTGASIDRLLNQQDPTLAEPFIQAAKNIQDQGVKAITGACGFMALFQREVTAAVEIPVFLSSLLQIPLIYQMTRKPIGIITANASSLKKAHFDAVGVTPDIPVIIAGMETQPEFSSAVLEEKGTLDSDKVQDEVVSTAKTMVNDHPDIGAVVLECSDLPPYAHAVQAAVQRPVFDFFTMIQYIHTSLVRTPFTGFM, encoded by the coding sequence ATGACAGTCTATCGCATCCATAGAAAAACCCAGGCCTGGTATGGAGAATCCATCGGCATCCTGATTCTGGATGCTGCCTATCCCTGCGTTCCCGGCAATGTGGGTAATGCCAGCACGTTTCCTTTTCCGGTCCGGTATGAAAGAGTGACCGGTGCTTCCATCGACCGGCTGCTCAACCAGCAGGATCCCACGTTGGCGGAACCGTTCATCCAGGCGGCAAAAAACATCCAGGACCAGGGTGTGAAGGCCATTACCGGCGCCTGCGGATTCATGGCCCTGTTTCAGCGGGAAGTGACCGCAGCCGTGGAAATCCCGGTCTTTTTATCCAGTCTTTTGCAGATTCCATTGATCTATCAGATGACCCGAAAACCCATCGGTATCATCACCGCCAATGCATCCAGTTTAAAAAAAGCCCATTTTGATGCCGTCGGCGTGACCCCGGACATTCCGGTGATCATCGCAGGCATGGAAACCCAGCCGGAATTTTCCAGCGCCGTACTCGAAGAAAAAGGGACCCTGGATTCTGATAAAGTTCAGGATGAGGTGGTTTCCACAGCCAAAACAATGGTGAACGATCATCCGGACATCGGAGCCGTGGTGCTGGAATGCAGCGACCTGCCCCCTTATGCCCATGCGGTTCAGGCCGCGGTACAGCGTCCGGTGTTTGACTTTTTCACCATGATTCAGTATATCCACACTAGCTTGGTAAGAACCCCTTTTACCGGGTTTATGTAA
- a CDS encoding TRAP transporter small permease subunit, whose protein sequence is MRRVLAFIDSVSEWSGKLVSWLIMFIMGFLLIEVALRFLFNAPTIWIHELCMHLFGFFSVLAGAYVLLHKQHVKIDIIYLQFSPRVRAAIDTVTYMIFFMYIGTMFYYGTVLAIRAVELNQTVSPSPWGSPIWPLKIALPVAALLLLLQGLADFIRTVNFAVTGKEMS, encoded by the coding sequence ATGAGACGTGTCCTGGCATTCATCGACAGTGTCAGCGAATGGAGCGGGAAGCTGGTCAGCTGGCTGATCATGTTCATCATGGGTTTCCTGCTCATTGAAGTGGCATTGCGGTTTTTATTCAACGCTCCGACCATCTGGATTCATGAACTGTGCATGCATTTGTTTGGATTCTTTTCCGTGCTTGCCGGGGCCTATGTTCTTCTGCACAAACAACACGTAAAAATCGATATTATCTACCTGCAGTTTTCCCCCCGGGTCCGGGCCGCCATTGATACGGTGACGTATATGATTTTTTTCATGTACATCGGGACCATGTTTTATTACGGCACTGTCCTTGCCATCCGGGCCGTGGAATTGAACCAGACCGTATCACCATCTCCCTGGGGATCTCCGATATGGCCCCTGAAAATAGCGTTGCCAGTTGCGGCCCTGTTGCTGCTGCTCCAGGGGCTGGCTGATTTCATCCGCACGGTTAACTTCGCTGTGACCGGAAAGGAGATGTCATGA
- the ahbC gene encoding 12,18-didecarboxysiroheme deacetylase: MIGISKLYCATVEPSDTLRYSRQSGSLPSHLLQFSIDKKPVVVWNMTQRCNLKCVHCYARSEDICYDNELNRDQALAMMDDLADFGVPVLLFSGGEPLVHPRLVEYAQYAVSKGMRAVISTNGTLITKEKAKILKDIGLSYVGISLDGLEPTHDMFRGVPGSFKRAMAAIEHCQAAGIKVGLRFTINKRNVKDIPGIFDLLEEKNIPRACFYHLVYSGRGSEIAKEDLTHEETRQVLDLIMDRTKDLHNRNKPKEILTVDNHADGPYLYQRLLKEDPKRAAEVLELLEMNEGNNSGRGIGCISWDGEVYPDQFWREKSLGNIKDRPFSQIWTDESNEFLMKMKEKKKHVKGRCATCRWLNICAGNFRARAESVANDPWDSDPACYLTDQEISKEK, from the coding sequence ATGATTGGAATTTCAAAACTGTATTGTGCCACGGTGGAGCCCTCGGACACGCTGCGCTATTCGCGTCAGTCAGGATCGCTTCCTTCTCACCTGCTCCAGTTTTCCATTGACAAGAAACCCGTGGTGGTCTGGAACATGACCCAGCGGTGTAATTTGAAATGTGTACACTGTTACGCCCGGTCTGAAGACATTTGCTATGACAACGAACTGAACCGGGATCAAGCCCTTGCCATGATGGATGATCTGGCGGATTTCGGTGTGCCGGTACTGCTGTTTTCCGGCGGCGAGCCTCTGGTACACCCCCGGCTGGTGGAATATGCCCAATATGCCGTATCCAAGGGGATGCGGGCCGTGATTTCCACCAACGGCACCCTGATCACCAAAGAAAAAGCCAAAATACTCAAAGACATCGGCTTGTCCTATGTGGGCATCAGTCTGGACGGGCTGGAACCCACCCATGACATGTTCAGGGGCGTGCCCGGATCGTTCAAACGGGCCATGGCCGCCATTGAACACTGCCAGGCAGCCGGCATCAAAGTCGGATTACGGTTCACCATCAACAAGCGCAATGTCAAAGACATTCCCGGTATTTTCGATCTTCTGGAAGAAAAAAACATTCCCCGGGCCTGTTTCTATCACCTGGTGTATTCCGGCCGGGGATCTGAGATCGCCAAGGAAGACCTGACCCATGAGGAAACCCGGCAGGTGCTGGATCTGATCATGGACCGGACAAAAGACCTGCACAACCGGAACAAGCCCAAGGAGATTCTGACCGTGGACAACCATGCGGACGGGCCTTATCTTTACCAGCGGCTTTTAAAAGAAGACCCCAAACGGGCGGCCGAAGTGCTGGAGCTTCTGGAAATGAACGAAGGCAACAATTCAGGACGAGGCATCGGATGCATTTCCTGGGACGGAGAAGTGTATCCGGATCAGTTCTGGCGGGAAAAATCATTGGGCAATATCAAGGATCGCCCGTTTTCACAGATCTGGACAGATGAATCCAATGAATTTCTGATGAAAATGAAAGAAAAGAAAAAACATGTCAAAGGCCGGTGTGCCACCTGCCGGTGGCTGAATATCTGTGCCGGCAATTTCAGGGCCAGAGCCGAATCCGTGGCCAACGACCCCTGGGATTCAGATCCGGCGTGCTATCTGACGGACCAAGAAATTTCAAAGGAGAAATAA
- a CDS encoding 6-phosphofructokinase, protein MTFEDAIEPLLDHPVTRQMTLDTNSETKERQTFKPRRIAVLDTGLTEMTDQPQYRFADNSEARRMLPGIIDNCVQKVAVRPDMSIQEKKAFCKPRRIGVVFSGGPAPGGHTVIAGLYDAMKTNHPDSCLYGFVLGPDGLLESSCVEITEKMVDAHRQMGGFSMIRTGRTKIDTSEKMDQALKTCQSLNLEGIVIIGGDDSNTNAAFLAQHFKSAGIHVVGVPKTIDGDIQVKSDDGTCLLAVPFGFHSAARSFAQNISHLASDAASDVKYWHVCKVMGRVASHLTLEAALQTHANLAFIGEELAAYTDEERLKKAQETGETDFTAFGITLRHLSRVICDAIVRRAAFGKNYGIMIIPEGILEFINEIQIFIIKLNKIIADFNTIHDLDFHRTFPTLNEKLDYLRRISQGMMDSHPFPIWNVRDDELFNQLPDFFQAGLLVERDFHGNFQFSQVRTEKIIMDMVKEYLGALKEQGRYKIGISQSYYQSFMRSRNLDPDRFAPALFNDPNSVYLLVKPGIMSLKTLKQALVTAGLLEPDQEIPGPVKEIFRRSEPDFKIQTHFYGYDGRGCDPTAFDCHYTYNLGMTAFHLMAHGKTGQMAAIKNLEQPFENWEPIGIPIARLMHLEERKGRLELVMEKSLVDLSSNAFRVFKGMREKWLAAKPGADHFRKPGPVRCDSRSAEDRPITLTLNAIDMRTKKRSNDQNP, encoded by the coding sequence ATGACCTTTGAGGATGCCATTGAACCACTGCTCGATCATCCGGTAACCCGGCAGATGACGTTGGATACAAATTCGGAAACCAAAGAACGACAGACGTTTAAGCCCAGACGGATTGCTGTTTTAGACACCGGTCTTACAGAAATGACAGACCAGCCTCAATACCGGTTTGCCGATAATTCTGAAGCCCGGCGAATGCTGCCCGGCATTATTGATAATTGTGTTCAAAAAGTGGCTGTCCGGCCGGACATGTCGATACAGGAAAAAAAGGCATTCTGCAAACCCCGGCGGATTGGTGTGGTGTTTTCCGGAGGACCGGCACCCGGGGGGCACACCGTGATTGCCGGGTTGTATGATGCCATGAAAACCAATCATCCGGATTCCTGTTTATACGGGTTTGTGCTGGGACCCGACGGTCTGCTGGAATCCAGTTGTGTGGAAATCACTGAAAAAATGGTGGATGCGCACCGGCAGATGGGCGGGTTTTCCATGATCCGGACCGGACGGACCAAAATCGATACGTCTGAAAAAATGGATCAGGCCTTAAAAACCTGTCAATCCCTGAATCTGGAGGGGATCGTGATCATCGGCGGGGATGATTCCAACACCAATGCCGCATTTTTAGCCCAGCATTTCAAGTCTGCCGGCATTCATGTGGTCGGGGTCCCCAAAACTATTGACGGGGACATTCAGGTGAAAAGCGATGACGGTACCTGCCTTTTGGCGGTTCCGTTCGGGTTTCATTCCGCCGCCAGATCTTTTGCCCAGAATATCAGTCATCTGGCATCGGATGCCGCATCAGATGTGAAATACTGGCATGTGTGCAAGGTCATGGGCCGGGTGGCCAGCCACCTGACCCTGGAGGCGGCGTTGCAGACCCATGCCAATCTGGCGTTCATCGGCGAAGAACTGGCTGCGTACACGGATGAAGAACGCCTTAAAAAAGCGCAGGAGACCGGGGAAACGGATTTTACCGCCTTCGGGATCACGCTGCGCCATCTGTCCCGGGTGATCTGTGATGCCATTGTCCGGCGTGCGGCATTTGGTAAAAATTACGGGATCATGATCATTCCGGAAGGGATTCTGGAATTTATCAATGAGATCCAGATATTCATCATCAAGCTCAACAAAATTATCGCGGATTTCAACACCATTCATGATCTGGATTTTCATCGAACCTTTCCGACTTTGAATGAAAAACTGGATTATCTGCGCCGCATCAGCCAGGGGATGATGGACAGCCATCCATTCCCCATCTGGAACGTAAGAGATGATGAGCTGTTCAATCAACTGCCGGATTTTTTTCAGGCCGGGCTTCTGGTGGAACGGGATTTCCACGGCAATTTCCAGTTTTCCCAGGTCAGAACGGAAAAAATTATCATGGATATGGTCAAGGAATATTTAGGGGCGCTCAAAGAACAGGGCCGCTATAAAATCGGTATCAGCCAGTCCTATTACCAGTCTTTCATGCGGTCACGGAATCTGGATCCCGACCGGTTTGCCCCGGCGTTGTTCAACGATCCAAATTCAGTCTATCTTCTGGTCAAACCGGGCATCATGTCATTGAAAACCCTGAAACAGGCCCTGGTCACTGCCGGACTTCTGGAACCGGATCAGGAGATTCCCGGTCCGGTCAAAGAAATTTTCCGGCGGTCGGAACCGGATTTCAAAATTCAGACCCATTTTTATGGATATGACGGCCGGGGTTGCGATCCCACCGCGTTTGACTGTCATTATACCTATAACCTGGGCATGACCGCGTTTCATTTGATGGCCCATGGGAAAACCGGCCAGATGGCAGCCATTAAAAATCTGGAACAGCCGTTTGAAAACTGGGAACCCATCGGCATTCCCATTGCCCGGCTGATGCATCTGGAAGAACGCAAAGGCCGGCTGGAACTGGTCATGGAAAAAAGTCTGGTGGATTTGTCATCCAATGCATTCCGGGTATTTAAAGGAATGCGTGAAAAATGGCTGGCAGCCAAACCGGGTGCGGATCATTTCCGGAAACCCGGGCCGGTGCGGTGTGACAGCCGGTCTGCGGAAGACCGGCCCATCACCCTGACATTGAATGCTATTGACATGCGCACAAAAAAAAGATCAAATGATCAAAATCCGTGA
- a CDS encoding LysE family translocator, which produces MFGIENYAGFLAAAIILNLTPGTDTLYILTRSIAQGSRAGLVSVAGIMSGCVVHVLATAFGLSLILSTSATAFFLVKWAGAIYLIFLGVKALTTRTPAFENQNRRFSHNDLITIYRQGMITNILNPKVALFFLSFLPQFINPDHASGPLPFLVLGGTFLVTGTLWCLMLTRAATRMTHMLRENTGIGIWMQKISGIVFIGFGVNLILNSR; this is translated from the coding sequence GTGTTTGGCATTGAAAATTATGCCGGGTTTCTGGCGGCCGCCATTATACTGAACCTGACCCCCGGGACCGACACCCTGTATATTCTGACCCGGAGCATTGCTCAAGGGTCCCGTGCCGGACTGGTGTCTGTGGCCGGGATCATGTCCGGGTGCGTGGTGCATGTGCTGGCCACTGCATTTGGCTTGTCTTTGATTTTGTCCACATCGGCCACGGCCTTTTTTCTGGTAAAATGGGCCGGTGCGATCTACCTGATTTTTCTGGGCGTCAAGGCCCTGACCACCCGGACACCGGCATTTGAAAACCAGAACCGCCGATTTTCACACAACGATTTGATCACCATTTACAGGCAGGGAATGATCACCAATATACTCAACCCCAAAGTGGCATTGTTTTTTCTGTCTTTTTTACCCCAGTTCATCAATCCGGACCATGCATCAGGCCCTTTGCCGTTTCTGGTTCTGGGCGGGACATTTCTTGTCACCGGTACGCTGTGGTGCCTGATGTTAACCCGGGCTGCCACCCGGATGACCCATATGCTTCGGGAAAATACCGGCATCGGCATCTGGATGCAGAAAATATCCGGCATCGTTTTTATCGGATTCGGCGTGAATCTGATCTTAAATTCCCGATAA
- the dctP gene encoding TRAP transporter substrate-binding protein DctP, whose amino-acid sequence MKKGRRLIQGLMVLTISAMLVTAAPIQAKAEKTFKWQPSSWLSSGISWDTINDISKKVTEKTNGRLTMTPSSPGAIVPVPEQLEAVSMGIMQATFIWPGYFPGQLPVAFMHGDCFAAPHSIAELRYLYEEYEDGKIMKILRDAYAEHGVYLVGNLYWTLDNLMISKVPINGVDDIKGKKFRSSELIALQLAELGAGTIWVPGDEIYTMLSTGAVDAITFSHAADMVAMGFHEVTKYWIKYPTAVGPAADALIVNMKEWEAMPQDLKTILASAVANGSYRNETEADKEIGKAWEFVEKQGIEIIEWSEEDAVKLAGTARKVVPEKYLKDESFNEIFKIVEKWAMEMGYWAK is encoded by the coding sequence ATGAAAAAAGGACGAAGGCTCATTCAGGGACTGATGGTGCTGACAATCAGTGCGATGCTTGTGACAGCCGCACCGATCCAGGCCAAAGCGGAAAAGACATTTAAATGGCAGCCGTCATCCTGGCTGTCCTCGGGCATCAGCTGGGATACCATCAATGATATCTCCAAAAAAGTGACCGAAAAGACCAATGGACGTCTGACCATGACCCCCAGCTCTCCGGGCGCCATCGTACCGGTGCCGGAACAGCTGGAAGCCGTAAGCATGGGTATTATGCAAGCCACCTTTATCTGGCCGGGATATTTCCCCGGACAGCTGCCTGTGGCATTTATGCATGGGGATTGCTTTGCGGCCCCGCATTCCATTGCTGAACTGCGGTATCTGTATGAAGAATACGAAGACGGCAAGATCATGAAGATCCTGAGAGACGCTTATGCCGAACATGGGGTCTATCTGGTGGGCAACCTCTACTGGACCCTGGACAACCTGATGATCTCCAAAGTCCCCATCAACGGCGTGGATGACATCAAAGGCAAAAAGTTCCGTTCCTCCGAACTGATTGCTCTTCAGCTGGCCGAACTGGGCGCCGGCACCATCTGGGTTCCCGGAGATGAAATCTACACCATGCTGTCCACCGGTGCTGTGGATGCCATCACCTTTTCCCATGCTGCTGACATGGTGGCCATGGGGTTCCATGAAGTGACCAAATACTGGATTAAATACCCCACCGCTGTGGGACCGGCTGCTGATGCCCTGATCGTGAACATGAAAGAATGGGAAGCAATGCCTCAGGATCTGAAAACCATTCTGGCCAGTGCGGTTGCCAACGGTTCATACAGAAACGAGACCGAAGCGGACAAAGAGATTGGCAAGGCCTGGGAATTTGTGGAAAAACAGGGCATTGAAATCATTGAATGGTCTGAAGAAGATGCGGTTAAACTGGCCGGCACCGCCCGGAAAGTGGTTCCTGAAAAATACCTCAAGGACGAATCCTTTAACGAAATTTTCAAAATCGTTGAAAAATGGGCCATGGAAATGGGGTACTGGGCAAAATAA
- the ftsY gene encoding signal recognition particle-docking protein FtsY, with protein MVFNFFKRKTRDKEQEKLKKQAQLKEQERLKEQERLKEQSRLKEQERREEQEKINEQERLIEQARLKEAARLKEQARLKEEEERRTREQREEQERLKEEERRKENERVKEKLLSEEPDKKGIFSRLKSGLTKTREVLNTDINDLFKSSRKIDDALFEELEEVLITADLGMDITMEMMDRIRKKAGRLSTADQLKAVLKQELIALFPGKEDPETVPALPRPHIIMVVGVNGTGKTTTLGKLATRFTRENKKVLIAAADTFRAAAIEQVGIWADRAGATIVRHKQGADPAAVAYDGVEAAMARGMDVLLIDTAGRLHTQKNLMEELKKIKRTVEKKMPGAPHEVLMVLDATTGQNAISQAKMFHEAVNLTQLALTKLDGTAKGGIVAAVAGTLHLPIRYIGVGESMDDLQEFDAVRFVNALFD; from the coding sequence GTGGTATTCAATTTTTTCAAAAGAAAAACCAGAGATAAAGAGCAAGAAAAACTGAAAAAACAAGCACAGCTCAAGGAACAGGAGCGGCTCAAAGAACAAGAGCGGCTCAAAGAACAATCGCGTCTGAAAGAACAAGAGCGACGTGAAGAACAAGAAAAAATAAATGAGCAGGAACGATTGATAGAACAAGCCCGGCTCAAGGAGGCGGCTCGATTAAAAGAGCAGGCCCGCCTTAAAGAAGAGGAAGAACGCAGGACCCGGGAACAACGTGAAGAACAGGAACGGTTGAAGGAAGAAGAACGACGTAAGGAAAATGAACGGGTCAAAGAAAAACTACTGTCTGAAGAACCGGACAAAAAAGGAATATTCAGCCGCCTAAAATCCGGCCTGACCAAAACCCGGGAAGTCCTGAACACGGATATCAATGACCTGTTCAAATCCAGCCGCAAAATTGACGACGCCCTTTTTGAGGAACTGGAAGAGGTGTTGATTACCGCAGATCTGGGCATGGACATCACCATGGAAATGATGGACCGGATCCGGAAAAAAGCCGGCCGCCTGTCCACGGCGGACCAGCTCAAAGCGGTACTTAAACAAGAACTCATTGCTCTGTTTCCCGGCAAAGAAGATCCTGAAACCGTCCCTGCCCTGCCCCGGCCCCATATCATCATGGTAGTGGGTGTCAACGGCACCGGCAAGACCACCACATTGGGCAAACTGGCCACCCGGTTCACCCGGGAAAATAAAAAAGTGCTCATTGCCGCTGCGGATACGTTCAGGGCTGCCGCCATCGAACAGGTGGGGATCTGGGCGGATCGGGCCGGTGCCACCATCGTACGCCATAAACAGGGCGCAGATCCGGCTGCCGTGGCCTATGACGGGGTGGAAGCCGCCATGGCCCGGGGCATGGATGTGTTGCTCATTGACACGGCCGGCCGGCTCCATACCCAGAAAAACCTGATGGAAGAGCTGAAAAAGATCAAACGCACGGTGGAAAAAAAAATGCCCGGTGCCCCCCATGAGGTGCTCATGGTGCTGGATGCCACCACCGGTCAGAACGCCATTTCCCAGGCAAAAATGTTCCATGAGGCCGTGAACCTGACCCAACTGGCGTTGACCAAACTGGACGGTACGGCCAAAGGCGGGATTGTGGCGGCCGTGGCCGGAACCCTGCACCTGCCGATCCGGTACATCGGTGTGGGAGAAAGCATGGATGATTTACAGGAGTTTGACGCAGTCCGGTTTGTCAATGCCCTGTTTGATTAA